In Eleutherodactylus coqui strain aEleCoq1 chromosome 11, aEleCoq1.hap1, whole genome shotgun sequence, a single window of DNA contains:
- the LOC136582743 gene encoding cadherin-1-like, with product MGMNKRNYCGFVLLCVLLQIAGGLAEWQICIFGFKDDDYQFMVPKSLEAGTVVGQVHFEKCGMQKPISYTSKDHNFEVQADGSITVKNPLKLHTPRKFHVLAFDEKSRLASTTVTLKKEHSRHKQSAHGQHGHHLKISEHGHRRQKRDWTIPPLVVPENGRGPYPQKMLQIKSTRDTEMQIRYSITGQGASTPPMGIFIMDALTGWMNVTGQLDREHIPYYSLQVHAVSISGSIVESPLDITVEVTDQNDNRPEFTEKIFYGSVTECSEPGAYVMTVTATDADDAIKTDNGILAYAIISQEPPFIYDRMFAINPETGMINVLQSGLDRERYPQYTLIISATDQEGKGFMTTGTAMITVTDSNDNPPIFDPSTYRADVPENRVGYDVARMTITDEDVPYTDAWWAVYRIIKGNEAGVFGITTTDDNMGLLKTVKGLDFETKKEYILFVTATNRANYSATLITSTATVTVIVTDENEAPVFDPVVKTVAVPEDLPSGQQITSYTAQDPDKAQNQKIVYSIGLDPAGWLSVNPENGIITGNGQLDRESIFVTNNTYQAIILAADSGFPTATGTGTLLLALQDVNDNGPFLENENVVWCLKNTEPLLVNIIDRDENPFKDPYKADINREARENWTVTVLHTQLEIKPNKDLEEGEYPVTVSMWDSQGLKNTTMLKIQVCQCLKGTTCNAPTKLASVMELPVILGILGGILALLLLLLLLLLFMRKKRVVKEPLLPPEDETRDNVYHYDEEGGGEEDQDFDLSQLHRGLDARPEIMRSDIAPTLMPAPQYKPRPANPDEIGNFIDENLQAADNDPTAPPYDSLLVFDYEGSGSDAASLSSLNSSNSDADQDYSGLKDWGPRFNKLADMYGGDED from the exons TGCACTTTGAGAAGTGTGGCATGCAGAAGCCGATAAGCTATACTTCCAAAGACCACAATTTCGAAGTCCAAGCAGACGGTTCAATCACAGTAAAGAATCCTTTAAAGCTTCATACACCAAGAAAGTTCCATGTTCTTGCATTTGATGAGAAGAGTCGTCTTGCCTCCACTACTGTGACCCTGAAGAAGGAACATTCTCGCCACAAACAG TCAGCACACGGTCAACATGGCCACCACCTCAAAATCTCTGAGCACGGCCACAGAAGACAGAAGAGAGACTGGACCATCCCTCCACTCGTCGTACCTGAGAATGGGAGGGGTCCCTATCCCCAAAAGATGCTTCAG ATTAAATCCACCAGAGACACCGAAATGCAGATCAGATACAGCATCACGGGGCAGGGGGCTTCTACACCCCCTATGGGCATTTTCATCATGGATGCATTAACGGGTTGGATGAATGTCAccggacaactggacagagaacaCATACCGTACTACTCT CTCCAAGTTCATGCTGTATCCATAAGCGGATCCATAGTGGAGAGTCCATTAGATATTACTGTTGAGGTCACGGAtcagaacgataatcgtccagAGTTCACCGAGAAGATCTTTTATGGGTCAGTGACTGAGTGCTCCGAGCCAG GTGCATATGTGATGACGGTGACAGCAACGGATGCCGACGATGCGATAAAAACGGATAACGGGATTCTGGCCTATGCTATCATCAGTCAGGAGCCACCATTTATCTACGACAGAATGTTTGCAATCAATCCTGAAACCGGCATGATAAATGTTTTACAATCCGGTCTCGATCGTGAG AGATATCCCCAATACACTCTGATCATCTCAGCAACGGATCAAGAGGGCAAGGGCTTTATGACTACGGGTACAGCCATGATCACTGTGACAGACTCCAATGACAACCCTCCAATTTTTGACCCGAGCACA tACAGAGCGGATGTTCCCGAGAATCGCGTTGGCTATGATGTAGCACGGATGACAATCACAGATGAAGACGTCCCCTATACAGATGCATGGTGGGCTGTGTATAGGATCATCAAAGGCAATGAAGCCGGTGTTTTTGGGATCACTACCACTGATGACAACATGGGCCTCCTGAAAACTGTAAAG gggttgGACTTTGAGACAAAGAAAGAGTACATTCTGTTCGTGACGGCTACAAACAGGGCTAACTATTCGGCTACTCTCATCACCTCCACGGCTACGGTGACTGTGATTGTAACAGATGAAAACGAGGCTCCGGTGTTTGATCCGGTAGTAAAAACTGTTGCGGTCCCAGAGGATCTGCCAAGTGGCCAGCAGATCACATCCTATACAGCTCAGGATCCTGACAAGGCACAGAATCAAAAGATTGT GTATTCTATTGGTCTTGACCCAGCTGGATGGCTCTCTGTGAACCCAGAAAATGGCATTATTACAGGAAATGGCCAATTGGATCGAGAGTCGATATTTGTCACGAACAACACATACCAAGCCATCATCTTAGCTGCTGACAGTG GTTTCCCAACTGCTACTGGAACCGGGACCCTCCTGCTTGCTCTCCAGGATGTAAACGATAATGGTCCCTTTTTGGAAAATGAAAATGTTGTATGGTGCCTGAAGAACACCGAGCCTCTACTTGTCAACATAATCGACAGAGATGAGAATCCATTTAAAGACCCCTATAAAGCAGATATCAACCGTGAGGCCCGAGAAAACTGGACAGTCACTGTGCTGCATACCC AATTAGAGATAAAACCAAATAAAGATCTGGAAGAAGGCGAGTACCCCGTGACCGTCAGCATGTGGGACAGCCAGGGGCTGAAGAACACTACCATGCTAAAGATACAAGTATGCCAGTGCCTTAAAGGTACAACGTGTAACGCGCCAACGAAGTTAGCTTCTGTGATGGAACTACCTGTGATACTTGGCATACTTGGAGGCATCTTGGCACTTTTGC TACTGCTGTTACTTCTCCTGCTGTTTATGCGAAAGAAGAGGGTTGTCAAGGAGCCTTTACTGCCCCCGGAAGATGAAACGCGCGACAATGTATATCACTACGAtgaggagggtggaggagaggAGGATCAG GATTTTGATCTGAGTCAACTTCACCGCGGTCTTGATGCCCGCCCAGAAATCATGCGCAGTGACATTGCGCCAACACTGATGCCAGCTCCTCAGTACAAGCCACGTCCAGCCAATCCTGATGAAATAGGAAACTTCATTGACGAG AATCTGCAGGCGGCTGACAACGACCCCACAGCCCCTCCGTACGACTCCCTCCTTGTGTTCGACTACGAAGGCAGCGGATCGGACGCCGCCTCCCTCAGCTCCTTGAACTCCTCCAATTCAGATGCTGACCAAGATTACAGCGGTCTGAAAGACTGGGGCCCTCGCTTCAATAAACTGGCCGACATGTACGGAGGAGACGAGGACTAG